One stretch of Malus domestica chromosome 14, GDT2T_hap1 DNA includes these proteins:
- the LOC103453744 gene encoding carboxylesterase 15-like, with protein sequence MGSLPRIVEDCMGVLQIFSDGSIKRCSLTDINVNIPVIDDGSVAFKDIIFDTKHKLSLRLYKPKSANLNSKLPVVFYFHGGGFCVGSHVWPNFHNCCIRLSSGLQSLVVAPDYRLAPEHKLPAAIDDAVSAVEWLQKEALGESTNDAWIGGTADLDRVFVLGDSSGGNMAHHLAVRLGMGSVKAAPVRVRGYVLLAPFFGGVERTRSEEGPCEALLSLEILDRFWRLSMPTEETRDNPMVNPFGPNSPNLEKVALDPILVVVGGNELLKDRVESYWKKLKDLGKKIEYVEFEGQEHGVLTNDPYSEVSNEALQVIKRFMTENCN encoded by the exons atgggtTCCCTCCCTCGCATAGTAGAAGATTGCATGGGAGTTCTCCAAATCTTTAGCGACGGTTCGATCAAACGCTGCTCCTTAACGGACATAAACGTCAACATTCCTGTCATTGACGACGGCTCCGTGGCCTTCAAAGACATAATTTTCGacacaaaacataaactttccCTCCGTTTATACAAACCCAAATCAGCAAACCTCAATTCCAAGCTCCCCGTGGTCTTCTACTTCCACGGTGGCGGCTTCTGCGTTGGCTCGCACGTGTGGCCAAATTTCCACAACTGCTGCATCCGCCTATCTTCCGGGCTCCAGTCACTTGTCGTGGCCCCGGACTACAGGCTCGCTCCAGAGCATAAACTTCCGGCTGCGATTGATGATGCAGTGAGTGCAGTGGAGTGGCTGCAAAAGGAGGCATTGGGTGAGAGCACGAATGATGCATGGATTGGTGGTACGGCTGACTTGGATCGGGTTTTTGTATTGGGTGACTCTTCAGGTGGGAATATGGCCCACCACCTGGCGGTTCGGCTTGGGATGGGGTCTGTCAAGGCGGCTCCGGTTAGGGTACGGGGGTATGTGCTCCTAGCGCCATTTTTTGGTGGGGTGGAGAGGACAAGGTCAGAGGAAGGTCCTTGTGAGGCGCTTCTAAGTTTGGAAATACTTGACAG ATTTTGGAGGCTTTCAATGCCAACAGAAGAAACCAGAGACAATCCAATGGTCAACCCGTTTGGACCGAACAGTCCAAACCTTGAGAAGGTGGCCCTTGATCCCATCTTGGTTGTCGTGGGTGGCAATGAATTGTTGAAAGATAGGGTGGAGAGTTACTGGAAAAAGTTAAAAGATTTGGGAAAGAAAATTGAGTATGTCGAATTTGAAGGACAGGAACATGGGGTTTTAACGAATGATccatactcagaagtctcaaatgaagctttgcaagttaTTAAAAGATTTATGACTGAAAACTGCAACTGA